A genomic window from Streptomyces sp. NBC_01429 includes:
- a CDS encoding MFS transporter — MTRTEAGDNPAGRAARGAGVGTDVSQASTGAGGTGGTGGTGAEPAAGSAATVAVPAPASPPVPGSPSVPGFSARLTAPLLLGSVLNPLNTTMISTALVAIGHHFGIGAADTAWLISVLYLASAVAQPVLGKLADTLGARRIFLAGLVVVFASGLIGMAAPSFGWLIVSRLLLGVGTSSAYPAAMSVLRDEGRRVGRPAPRPVLARLSFATLGCMAVGPTLGGVLVMLVGWRGIFAVNLPVALIAFVVGTLWIPADPPRALAPSGESLGRSLDPLGIGLFATALTVLVFFLLDLAPPVWWLLAPFAVLAGLLAWWQLRRPRPFIDLRMIAANGPLARTYLRHGTSYLLIYCVMYGYTQWLEEARGFSSGDTGLLMLPMSLAALVCSLLGARTKGIRGPLTLGCLSLTGGAVLLFFFSGSTPLPVLLLAGVCFGVPQGLIGTSNQAAVQAHAPPESIGSAAGLQRTAQYIGAISASSLIALAYGQRASDSGLRLMAGACALLGVFLILLTLTDRALRPARGVRH, encoded by the coding sequence GTGACTCGGACGGAGGCAGGCGATAACCCGGCAGGCCGCGCGGCACGCGGCGCGGGCGTCGGTACGGACGTATCGCAAGCAAGTACGGGCGCGGGTGGTACGGGTGGTACGGGCGGTACGGGCGCGGAACCGGCCGCCGGATCCGCGGCCACCGTCGCCGTACCGGCTCCCGCGTCCCCGCCCGTCCCCGGGTCCCCCTCCGTCCCCGGGTTCAGCGCCCGTCTCACCGCGCCGCTGCTCCTCGGCTCCGTACTGAACCCGCTCAACACCACTATGATCTCCACCGCGCTGGTGGCGATCGGGCACCACTTCGGGATCGGCGCCGCCGACACCGCGTGGCTGATCTCCGTGCTCTATCTCGCCAGCGCCGTCGCCCAGCCCGTCCTCGGCAAGCTCGCCGACACGCTCGGCGCGCGCCGGATCTTCCTCGCCGGACTGGTCGTCGTCTTCGCGTCCGGACTGATCGGCATGGCGGCGCCGTCCTTCGGCTGGCTGATCGTCTCCCGGCTGCTCCTCGGCGTCGGCACGTCCTCCGCCTATCCGGCCGCCATGTCCGTGCTGCGCGACGAGGGCCGCCGGGTCGGCCGGCCCGCTCCCCGTCCCGTACTGGCCCGGCTCTCCTTCGCCACGCTCGGCTGCATGGCCGTCGGGCCCACCCTCGGCGGGGTGCTGGTGATGCTGGTCGGCTGGCGGGGGATCTTCGCCGTCAACCTGCCCGTCGCGCTGATCGCCTTCGTCGTCGGAACGCTCTGGATCCCCGCCGATCCGCCCCGGGCGCTGGCGCCCTCCGGCGAGTCGCTCGGCAGGTCGCTCGACCCGCTCGGCATAGGGCTGTTCGCCACCGCCCTCACCGTCCTCGTCTTCTTCCTCCTCGACCTCGCCCCTCCGGTGTGGTGGCTGCTCGCGCCCTTCGCCGTCCTGGCCGGTCTGCTCGCCTGGTGGCAGCTGCGCAGGCCGCGGCCGTTCATCGATCTGCGGATGATCGCCGCCAACGGCCCGCTCGCCCGCACCTATCTGCGGCACGGCACCAGCTATCTGCTGATCTACTGCGTGATGTACGGCTACACCCAGTGGCTGGAGGAGGCCAGGGGCTTCTCCTCCGGGGACACCGGGCTGCTCATGCTGCCGATGTCCCTGGCCGCGCTGGTCTGTTCGCTGCTCGGCGCCCGTACCAAGGGGATACGCGGCCCGCTGACCCTCGGCTGTCTCTCGCTGACCGGCGGCGCCGTCCTGCTGTTCTTCTTCAGCGGCTCCACGCCGCTGCCCGTCCTGCTGCTCGCCGGGGTCTGCTTCGGCGTGCCGCAGGGGCTGATCGGGACCAGCAACCAGGCCGCCGTGCAGGCCCACGCGCCGCCCGAGTCCATCGGCTCCGCCGCCGGACTCCAGCGCACCGCGCAGTACATCGGCGCCATCTCCGCCTCCAGCCTGATCGCCCTCGCCTACGGACAGCGGGCGAGCGACAGCGGTCTGCGCCTCATGGCGGGCGCTTGCGCCCTCCTCGGGGTGTTCCTGATCCTCCTGACCCTCACCGACCGGGCCCTGCGCCCCGCCCGGGGCGTACGCCACTGA
- a CDS encoding isochorismatase family protein — translation MTATTLDPRTALVVVDLQKGIVGLPTVHPAAGVVRRAAELAAAFRAKDLPVVLVRVTGRAPGRTEEPPRAGGLPAPDWADFAPELGQRDSDIVVTKHTFGAFHATDLDLQLRRRGVTQVVVAGIATSKGVESTARAAHEHGYHVTIATDAVTDMDGGVHDNSVGKIFPTLAETDTTEAILKLLG, via the coding sequence ATGACCGCCACCACCCTCGACCCCAGGACCGCACTGGTCGTCGTCGACCTCCAGAAGGGCATCGTCGGACTGCCCACCGTCCACCCCGCCGCCGGTGTCGTGCGGCGCGCGGCCGAACTCGCCGCCGCCTTCCGGGCGAAGGACCTGCCCGTCGTGCTCGTACGGGTCACCGGCCGGGCGCCGGGCCGTACGGAGGAGCCCCCGCGCGCCGGTGGTCTGCCCGCCCCCGACTGGGCCGACTTCGCGCCCGAACTGGGGCAGCGGGACAGCGACATCGTCGTCACCAAGCACACGTTCGGCGCCTTCCACGCCACCGACCTCGACCTCCAGCTGCGCCGCAGGGGCGTCACCCAGGTCGTGGTGGCCGGCATCGCCACCAGCAAGGGCGTCGAGTCCACGGCCCGCGCCGCCCACGAGCACGGCTACCACGTCACCATCGCCACCGACGCGGTCACCGACATGGACGGGGGCGTGCACGACAACTCCGTCGGGAAGATCTTCCCGACGCTCGCCGAGACCGACACGACCGAGGCGATCCTGAAGCTGCTCGGCTGA
- a CDS encoding MarR family winged helix-turn-helix transcriptional regulator → MTEQPEGPPVETPTAERLADDVTTVVGRLARRMRVAAGHDSRLTPSQRTVLARLEAEGPATTAALARAEYVRPQSMRLTLAALEEQGMVERTPDPDDGRQSVVSATRTGLTTLAELRAAKRGWLTEVMARELDAAERRALAEAVTLLERLVEGGDSDGGRR, encoded by the coding sequence ATGACCGAACAGCCCGAAGGCCCGCCGGTGGAGACGCCGACCGCCGAGCGTCTGGCGGACGACGTCACCACCGTGGTCGGCAGACTCGCGCGGCGCATGCGGGTGGCCGCGGGCCACGACAGCAGGCTCACGCCCTCCCAGCGCACGGTCCTGGCGCGGCTGGAGGCGGAAGGCCCGGCCACGACGGCGGCCCTGGCCCGCGCCGAGTACGTACGCCCGCAGTCCATGCGGCTGACCCTCGCCGCCCTGGAGGAACAGGGCATGGTCGAGCGGACGCCCGACCCCGACGACGGCCGGCAGTCCGTCGTGTCGGCCACCCGGACCGGCCTGACCACGCTCGCCGAGCTGCGCGCGGCCAAGCGGGGCTGGCTGACCGAGGTCATGGCCCGCGAACTGGACGCCGCCGAACGCCGGGCGCTGGCCGAGGCCGTGACGCTGCTGGAGCGGCTGGTCGAAGGGGGTGACTCGGACGGAGGCAGGCGATAA